In Pseudonocardia sp. DSM 110487, the sequence CTGCCCACCGCCAAGCCGGACTACGCGTGGGCGCACCGGTACGTCGAACAGCACGCCCCGGCAGGAAGGGCCTCGGTCTGATGGTGCACACCGGCCTGTGCGACCGCTTCGGGATCGAGCACCCGATCGCCGGGTTCACCCCGTCCGAGCACGTGGCGGCGGCGATCAGCCGGGCGGGCGGGCTCGGGGTGCTGGGCTGCGTGCGGTTCAACGATGCCGCCGAGCTGGATCGCGTGCTCGACTGGATGGACGCCCACACCGACGGCAAGCCGTACGGCGTCGACGTGGTGATGCCCTCGAAGATCCCGACCGAGGGCACCCAGGTCGACCTGAACGCCCTCATCCCGCCCGGGCACCGCGAGTTCGTGGAGCGCACGCTCGCCGACCTGGGCGTCCCGCCACTGCCCGATGGCGCGCCGGCGGGCGATGGGGTGCTCGGGTGGCTGCACTCGGTGGCCCGCTCGCATGTGGACGTCGCGCTGAAGCATCCGGTGAAGCTGATCGCCAACGCCCTCGGCTCACCGCCGCCGGACGTCATCGAGGAGGCGCACGGCAAGGGCGTGCCGGTGGCCGCACTCGCCGGTACGGCCACGCACGCGGCGCGGCACGTCGAGCAGGGCGTGGACGTCGTGGTGGCGCAGGGCTACGAGGCGGGCGGGCACACCGGCGAGATCGCCTCGATGGTGCTGCTGCCCGAGGTCGTCGACGCCGTGGGCGACCGGGCACCCGTGCTCGCGGCCGGCGGCATCGGCACCGGCAGGCAGATCGCCGCGGCGCTCGCCCTCGGCGCGGCCGGGGTGTGGATGGGCTCGGCCTGGCTCACCACGGCCGAGTACACGCTAGGCCTCCCCGCCTCCGCGATGCAGCGCGCGCTCCTCTCCGCGAGCTCCGCTGACACGGTCCGCTCCCGGATCTACTCCGGCAAGCCGGCCCGCCTCCTCAAGACCCGCTGGACGCAGGCATGGGCGGCCCCCGAGGCCCCGGAGCCGCTCCCCATGCCGCTGCAGAACATCCTGGTCAGCGAGGCCCACGCCCGGATCATGTGTGCAGAGGACCCCGAGGTCGTCGCGATGCCGGTCGGGCAGATCGTGGGCAGGCTGAACGCGGTCCGTCCGGTGGCGGAGGTGATGGCCGGCCTGGTCGGCGAGCTGGAGGAGACCCTGGACCGGCTGGGCAAGCTCCGATAGGTCGTGAGTGGATACGCGAGCTATAGCGCGCGTATCCACTCACGACCCGTGGCGGGTTATCCACATCGCGGTTGGGGTGTCCACAGGGTCGAGCATTCTGCCCCGCTGGCCGGGCGTTCGGAGAGACGCTCCTTCGCATGTCCCTTCGAATCCCCCAAGCTCACGATCTGTGGGGTCTGATCGAGACCCAGCAGCACGGCATCACCGACGTCCGGCAGCTCGCCGGGATGGGTGTCACGCGCGGCATGATCGCTGCTCAGATCGACGCCGGTCGGTGGCAGTGGGTGGTTCCGCGCGTCTACGCCACGTTCACCGGACCGCTGCCGCGGCCAGCCCGTCTCGAGGCTGCCGTGCGCTACGGCGGAGCAGCCGCGGTGCTCAGCCACCGCACAGCCGCTGAGCAGTGGGGGCTTGTCCCGATCATCGAAGATCCGGTGCACATCACCGTGCCGTACGGGGCATCGGCGATCTCCCAGCCGCCGCTCCTGGTTGTGCACCGCTCGCGAGCTTTCGACCACATCGTGGTGGCGCTCGATCCGCCGGTCACCAGCCGTGCCGACACCGCCATCGACATGGCGGCTGCAGAGGGCGACGCCCGTGCTGCTCGGCGCACGCTGACCGAGGTGCTGGTCACGGGCCGGGTCCCGCCGGTTGACGTCGAGCACAAGCTGGAGGTGCGGCCGCCGCCGCGCTATCGACAGGCATTGCTGGCCGCAGTTCGCCTCGTGCGCCTCGGTGTCCAGTCGGTGCTCGAGGAGTGCTACGCCGTCGAGGTCGAACAGGCACATGGGCTTCCATCTGGGCGGCGGCAGGGACCGTTCGCGGTGGACGGCGTCACGTTGTACGAAGACGTGGTTTACGACGATGCCGGCGCTGCGCTCACGATTCGTTTGGACGGCCGCACTCACGTGCTCGCGGGCGTCGCGTTCCGCGATCGCAGGCGGGACAACGCGGCTGAGCTGGCTGGACGTTCGCGTCTGGTGTTCGGGTGGCGTGACCTGTCAGCGGATCCGTGTGGAGCAGCCCGAGACGTGGTCACCGTGCTGCGGCGACGTGGATGGAACGACATGCCGCACTGCTGTCCTCGATGTGCTCATCGGGCCGACTGGCCTCCCGCCTCGTGAGTGGATACGCGAGTGATAGCGCGCGTATCCACTCACGACCTCGGTGCGGAGGCCAGCAGATTGCCGAGGCGGCGCAGCTGGGCGGTCGCGCCGCCCAGGGTGAACTCGTTGCGCTTCGCAGCCACGAAGTAGCGGTGCACCACGTGGTCGAGGTCGATGCCCACCCCGCCGTGGATGTGGACGGTCGTGTGGGCGATCCGGTGGCCGGCGTCGGCGGCCCAGAACTTGGCCGTGGCCAGCGCGGCCTCGGCGGGGTGGCCGGCCGCGAGCTGCCAGGCCGCCTGCCAGAGCGTGAGGCGGATGGCCTCGACGTCGACGTGGGCGTCGGCGAGTCGCTGGCTGACCGCCTGGAACGAGCCGATGGGGCGGTCGAACTGCACGCGGGTGCGGGCGTACTCGGCGGTGAGCTCGACTGCCCGTTCGGTCACCCCGAGCTGGAGGGCGCAGACGCCGACGGTCGCGTGCGCGACCAGCCAGTCCACGACGTCCTCGCCGCCGAGGCGACGGTCGGCGTCCAGCTCGACGTCGGCGAGCTCCAACCAGCCCGCTGGATCGCCGTCGACCATCTCCTGCGAGCGCATCGTGACACCCGGGTCGTCCGGCGTGACCA encodes:
- a CDS encoding nitronate monooxygenase family protein, with amino-acid sequence MHTGLCDRFGIEHPIAGFTPSEHVAAAISRAGGLGVLGCVRFNDAAELDRVLDWMDAHTDGKPYGVDVVMPSKIPTEGTQVDLNALIPPGHREFVERTLADLGVPPLPDGAPAGDGVLGWLHSVARSHVDVALKHPVKLIANALGSPPPDVIEEAHGKGVPVAALAGTATHAARHVEQGVDVVVAQGYEAGGHTGEIASMVLLPEVVDAVGDRAPVLAAGGIGTGRQIAAALALGAAGVWMGSAWLTTAEYTLGLPASAMQRALLSASSADTVRSRIYSGKPARLLKTRWTQAWAAPEAPEPLPMPLQNILVSEAHARIMCAEDPEVVAMPVGQIVGRLNAVRPVAEVMAGLVGELEETLDRLGKLR
- a CDS encoding acyl-CoA dehydrogenase family protein, which translates into the protein MDFTPTEAQQDLAALARRILADHATPERSTQLWPALAEAGVLAAALPEHVGGSGFGLLERCSVLVEAGRAVAPIPYLPSIVLGAAAIARFGDAEQQARWARPAATGDMVLTAALEAETPVRAVERPGGRWALTGTLTTVPAGPVADLVLVPSDTDVFLVTPDDPGVTMRSQEMVDGDPAGWLELADVELDADRRLGGEDVVDWLVAHATVGVCALQLGVTERAVELTAEYARTRVQFDRPIGSFQAVSQRLADAHVDVEAIRLTLWQAAWQLAAGHPAEAALATAKFWAADAGHRIAHTTVHIHGGVGIDLDHVVHRYFVAAKRNEFTLGGATAQLRRLGNLLASAPRS